TTCGATATGTATGACCGGACGGCCATCGTCCTTCCCTGGGATGGACTCTCTTTCGTTTTCCTGCATGAAGGGAAAAACCGTCACCTCTTCGTAATGACGGGCGGAGAGCCTCCTCTCCGCCCTGTGCTGCATGCTTCGTCAAGCGGGGGTCCGGCCGCCGCGGAGGCGCGCCGGTTTATTGGTTCAGGCCAGGGCCTTTTCGGCGGCCTTTTGGAGTCTTTCGGGAGGAAATGGCTTAACGACAAAATCCTTCACGCCGATCTTTATCGCCCGCGTAAGAAGATTTTCCTGGCCCAGCGCCGTTACCATTATAATTCTGGCCTTCGGATCAAGGGTCAGGATCTCCTCCGCGGCCTGGATTCCATCCTTTTCCCTCATCGTGATGTCCATGGTAACCAGATCGGGTTTCATCTTTTTATAGAGCTCGACCGCCTGATTGCCGTTTTCCGCCTCGCCTATAACCTCATGTCCCCTTGGCACCAGGGCGTCCTTCACGAGCGTCCTCATGAATTTCGCGTCATCAACAATAAGGATCGTAGCCATTTCCCCACTCCATATCAAGGCATTAGCGTCCACTATACTCCCGACATCGCAGTCTACAAACGACAGCTCAAGTGTTCAAGAAAAATTTACGATACCGGTGGAATTTATTCCGTCCTCCGCCATACCGCTCAGGCGTGTTCCATGATCGTTTCGGCGATCCGGTACAGCGAAGCCACCTCGTCGATCACCCCGGCCTGCACCGCAACCCTGTTCATTCCGTAAACTACCGATGTATCTTCGTCCTGGGCGATGGTGTATCCGCCCTTTTTCTTGATACTGGATATACC
The nucleotide sequence above comes from Spirochaetota bacterium. Encoded proteins:
- a CDS encoding response regulator; the protein is MATILIVDDAKFMRTLVKDALVPRGHEVIGEAENGNQAVELYKKMKPDLVTMDITMREKDGIQAAEEILTLDPKARIIMVTALGQENLLTRAIKIGVKDFVVKPFPPERLQKAAEKALA